Part of the Tachypleus tridentatus isolate NWPU-2018 unplaced genomic scaffold, ASM421037v1 Hic_cluster_2, whole genome shotgun sequence genome is shown below.
tgtattttgaaaaatagtttttttttctgcctGTAATATCAAATGGTGGCTAACAGTAACAACTTGTTTTTCTAGgcattagaaacaaacatattattccttgtttcatatataatctacatgattttctgtaatgttatatgattgtctataatgttacatgattgtctgtaatgctatatgattgtctgtaatgttacatgattgtctgtaatgttacatgattgtctgtaatgttatatgattgtctgtaatgttacatgattgtctgtaatgttatatgattgtctaatgttatatgatagtttgtaatgttatataattgtttgtaatgttatatgatggtttgtaatgttatatgattgtttgtaatgttatataattgtttgtaatgttatataattgtttgtaatgttatatgatggtttgtaatcctatatgattgtttgtaatgttatatgattgtctgtaatgttatatgattgtctgtaatgttatatgattgtctaatgttatatgatggtttgtattgttatataattgtttgtaatgttatatgatggtttgtaatgctatacgattgtttgtaatgttctcttatttttaaagctatattcGTAGAATTTCACCCCTCAGTGGAACTgcggaatgtctacggacttatagcgctagaaaccggattttgatacccgtggtgaacaggtTGCAGAAAGCTTTatctcaaacaaagaaagaaagaaagcttaATTTTTCACCCATTATGCGTCTTTCACTTACATCCAATATGTTgacttcattatttatatatgtgattttaaatttacatccaatgtatttactacgttatttatttataatattttaaacatacattcaatgtattcactacgttatttatatatcatattttaaacttacttccaatgtgttcactacgttatttatttataatattttaaacttacatccaatgtattcactacgttatttatatacaatattttaaacttacatccaatgtattcactacgttatttatatataatattttggacttacatccaacgagttcactgaggctatttatatataatattttagctttacgtccaatgtgttcactaaggcggtttatttatattattttggacttacatccaaTGAGTTCactaatgctatttatatataatattttacactaatatcGAATATGTTCACtagggctatttatttatattattttagacttacatccaatgtgttcactaagactatttatttatattattttagacttacatccaatgtgttcactaaggctatttatttatgttattttaaacttacatccaatgtattcactacgttatttatgtataatattttggacttacatccaacgagttcactaaggctatttatatataatattttacactaacatccaatatgttcactagggctatttatttatattattttagacttacatccatacCAGCATCGTGTAGCATTgctcgaaattccaaacaaaccaaaaatcctCAGATGGCCATTTTTTGATAAATCTTATAACATAtcgtaacatttcaaaacaaaattctgctTTTCATCAGCGACCATGTAGGACATTTtctcttaaatacattaaactttctGTCCTTTCGTAGTAGTATAACAATAGGTGAACATTGCTTAAAATTCTTGTTGGTTTTCTACAGATAGAAATAACAGTTCTTGTTTTGCTTTAGCTGTAAACATGTCTAAATATAGCGACAAGGTACTGGTTCACTTTCAAAGTTAATATAATACTATGCTTTACTGATCTTTGAAAAGACaaaaaatcatttctgaattccagttgaataaaatacatgaacGTGTCCAAACTTATTTCATATAAGAATCTAGTTACATAGTAGAGACTTTAACTTCAGCCCCtcactcgctggtacagcggtaagtctacggatttacaacgcttaaatcaggagttcaattcctctcAGATGGCTTAatagatatcccgatgtggctttgttaaaacaaaacaggtatcctgatgtgactctgttaaaacaaaacaggtatcctgatgtgactctgttaaaagaaaacagatatccgatgtggctttgttaaaagaaaacagatattccgatgtggctttgttaaaagaaaacagatatcccgatgtggctttgttaaaacaaaacaggtatcctgatgtgactctgttaaaagaaaacagatatcccgatgtggctttgttaaaacaaaacagatatcccgatgtgactttgttaaaacaaaacagatatcccgatgtgtctttgttaaatcctgatgtgactttgttaaaacaaaacagatatcccaatgtgactttgttaaaacaaaacagatgtgtctttgttaaaacaaaacacacacactttaacttcacattattacttagtcttgactttattgtaatttgttctttttgtattctgcctccattttatcagttttaaaaactaattattttcatccgttactttttaaaaaaatatgtttataacttcTTCTTGTAGCCGTGGCTACACTAAGTGTGACAGTCATATACATCAACAGATCActcaagagtagccaaagagttgacgacgAGTTCTGTTAGCTTACTgcctttttaatgttctttaatgtTCTGAGCGAAATGAACTTTCTGAAAAGACAAGGGttgtaataaacaatgattttgtttttcattgaggttcaactttatttataatttatcaatagtatatatgtatgtaaaacatttaatagattcTGATATGTTTCCCACCGTCAGCCTtagttgttatgttattacacttgtttacttcacgtattgttcatgttttgttttgtttcttgatgTACTTcctcaaattattataaatgaaatattctaaaaataacacGTATTTTGTATAGACACATGTACTTACCACATTTAACCATCAATGTTAGTTAATCCATCATATATCAGTATAATAGAGTTTGAGTAAAATGGTTGAGATACTTTTTAACTTACGGACGATCACAACATGTACGGTGTGAAGGTCTGTTAACTGTGTTAATATTTGGTGACATAACGGAAAGACAAATACTCTAAATTAATTTCCTGAATTCATGCTATCGTAACTTAAAAATTCTAGCTTTTATCGGTACGTGTTATTGGAGAAGATATGTGTGAACTTGCACAATTCTGGATACGGAAAACACCAGCTTACGATATTATAAGTGGCAGACACTGTTAGGGTGTCAAAAGCACAAAAACTATTATTGTCACAAATGAGGCCGGACTTCACTTTTATGTTGTCGTTCTTTCGTGTTTCATCCCTCTGGAAAATAACCAAAATGGACATCAAAAACGAGATCTATATGCAATAGCCTGCGATTTTTTCGTCTGGCGAGCCTAGATCATAAACCCGGAAAGCAGCTAGCTGGCTCGGAATACGAACTGAAGCTACTCACAATCCAAATGTACCAGCAGAAGCTAATACCATCAACCGACAAACCGAATTCACCCTATTATGAAACCATGAATCCCCTGTCATAATATTTCTctgttgtgtgtgtttaaataattcttgtttatatAGTTCAGTTAGTAATGAAATTACTCGGCGAATTTCTGCTTTGCAAGTcgaacaaaatatgtaattaaacaacgtaacatatgaaatgttcctgtcagctctagtcattctattttagtttacaattttagataaaacaaaatgtgtaattaaacaacgtaacatatgaaatgttcctgtcagctctagtcattctattttagtttacaattttagataaaatctatgtatatattgtatttctactgtaaaaaccccaaaaacataaaatgtttacagtgttttacGTCTATTTTTATCGGAAATGTTGAGATGTTTTAATAGCTGAACTTTGTTTAACTGACACATAAGGTCAGTCGAACTAAATCTAACAATACGTAAtacgtatataaaaataaaacaaaaaagttatttttctttgtccctaaaattaggtttttttttaacatcaaacatacaattctggaacatctttgtttttaagttttcagaaaaAACTTAGTAAGTAACacagtataacatattttaatatctgttttatcagatattatGTTAACGTAAATAAACTTCTTCAAACAACGTGATTTATTGAacctaacggcccggcatggccaaacgtgttaaagcgttcgactcgtagtccgagggtcgcgggctcgaatcccgatcgcatcaaacgtgctcgccctttcagccgtggggtcgttataatgttacggtcaataccactattcgttggtaaaagagtatcctaagagttggaggtgggtggtgattactagctgccttccctctagtcttacactgctaaattagggacggctagcgcagatagccctcgattagctctgtgcgaaattcaaaaacaacaaaaaaacaattaaacctaACATTACTTTCACCAGTCATGTCCCTCTTTGTTGCATTTGTAGCAAACTGCAATAAtttccaatattaaaaaaataattcaaagcaATTTGAGTAATAACAAGCATTTCGTAATACctgaattgtttaatatttctataagttTCTGCCTCTTTTCATATTGCTGGACTTGGTAGAAATTCTGTTTGACATCCATATCAGCAGAGCCAACAACACCAactgctaaaaataaataatctaactTAAGAAACTCTGCTGCTAGTCGCTGTATTTCTTCAGGGAATGTAGTACTAAACATGAGAGTCTGATGCTTCGATTTTACTGTCATGGAAGGATCGTCCACCATTTTTATCACAGCAGGCACAAAACACATCTCTAACATTCTGTCAGCTTCCTCTAAAATCAGATAACGGACTTGAGAAAAAGCCACCTGTCAAAATAATAGAATAACTGTTAACTGAAAGAGGTAAATAACATTAAGCTTTGAAAAACTTAATATATCCCCTCAAATTTTCCTCCAAAATATCTTATATGATGAGATATTAAAAGTTCTTTTGACCTTTTACAACCATTTGTTTCAGATAAGAGTAAgcaaaaaactgaaacttttacccataatttaatttttattccattgtaataactataaaaacGGTAGAGACTATTAAATTTTCAGCATATGTGAATACAGTTAGGTATAGACTATTATATTTCACTGCACaacttttttgaaaagtttttgctgattgtggcaggtacctggtgggtatgcacaaatatagttttggttttgctacatcacgtaggaactctgagaaatagacagtttaccggcaataacgtatttaactgcatttatgtttgtaatatgctattaagttcaacataattaaaagtggtttgctcctgattttcgtttgtattcagtgtctggtgcatcacattgcagtattcaacagtagtcagcaagcattgacggattccacttgccctgatatcgtttttttattgtagcaatgtcttggtgaaactgaagattttgatgaaacagtacgtgatcaccagccaaaaatctacaaggaacacccaacagtgttcaagaagcaaaaccttgGTTGTGCAGTGTTTTCAGCATATGTGAAAACAGTTATTCAGTGTATAAAACTGAGTAATAAATCTATAGATTCCTAAGATTCTcaattttatgaagtttacaatatcataaatatattgtctGAAACCTGAGATTTTCCTTCTTTTAAACTCCCTTCCTTGCAAACTTCATCACACTGTAAAGTTGTGAAACCTAGCATTTGATAGCTACATTCAACTTTGATACTAAtgcttttctattatttataagcCCCTTACTAAGTTTCCCCACATCTGTTTTGGTACTTTATTAACAAGAACAAGTTTTGGTTTATGGTTATCAACTTTATTAATTCCAGGGTTATATTTTGCTCTGAGGCAAAGGAAAGTGTTACATTTCTTGAACACTTACATAAATTAGTATAAGGACAGTATGCAAGATTTCTGTACACAGTGGGAAAAACACTaactatttatattagttttaatattttaatttaccattGCTCCATATCTAATAATGTGCCCTATTATGGTCTATGTACAAAAACTATCAGATGAACAGTTAAGTAGGTTTATGCATAATAGCATAGCAAATAATTATCTAGAAgtttttattatgcaataaatagtTAACTGACCAAAATTCAAGTTGACACTAAACTGTCCCACAAGTCCCATGCAAGTGCATGTTACAGTTAGTAACTAATGAGTCACCAATAGCGGATTAACTTGTAATAAACATTAGTAACAATTTTACAGCCAATATACATTCATTAGTCGGCCATTCTGCGATTTTCGTTCAGCTTTGGGCGTGATggtgagtaaaacaaaatacataaaatataacacgCGGCCAAGctgactaatgaatgaatatcaGCTGTAAAATTATTACCAATGGCATAAATGTAGCTACAAGTTTGGCCTCCAAATTTGATTTGATATCTTTAATTCGCACGCTCAATTCATTTTTAGCCACACCTTTTTTACCCActtaggtgttttttattagattttaaagtAAACACGAATTACTTAAAACCTTCCAATAAAGATGCACTTCGAAAAGATTATTTATTCGTGaactaattaatataaatgttttaaacaacgttgtaaataacttaataaaaaatatgattaactAACCTCGTTGTATCTCAACAACTTTGGAGATTTTAATTACTTAATTCTAAGTCAGTTATAAGGACAGCATAATTATCTActtttatatttagtatattatctCTACAggacagtttaattttgaacGCTTTTTCTAAGCCAGCAAAACatgagtttaaataaatatattggtcGTAAGACGGTTGTGTTAGGACTAacgtacttttaatattacatcttTTATGAAGAGTGTGTTTAATTGAATTCACACATTGCTAGATTAGAAAAGACACTCATATCCTAACACTTAGAGAATAAACAAtatcatgtattattatttacatttagattCTGGAAACTTTTAACTCTGGGTTTGTGATTTCTGcttaattataaagataattaacCTCAAGGAAGgataaaagaaaatctaaaagtttactttgaatgtattcagtaagaaaaaataaatatttacttatctaaCGTCATTTTCTGCAGGATGAgtattgaaatgtttcaaaacatattACTTTTACATGATCGGACTACCGTTTgcttatgctctgcccatcatgagtatcgaaaaccggttttaggacggctggtatggtgttaacacttttaccaaaataaagcggtgaacaacgtttcgactttcttacattttaactacaagtgggtttcttgtcataacAAAAAACCGTTTTGTTATCGgtttgagtccacagacatataggACCACTGAAGACAGACTAGAAAAACAAAGGGTGTGACACTAAAAGGAAATAGATAAAAGCCTTTTCCCTTTTATACGATAGAGTCACTGAAGGCAGATTACAGGAACAAAATATGAAGGACTAAACGGGAATGGGTTTCTTATCCTTTCGtttgttactgttaataattaacactaaaaatcgctctttttcttacaataaatgataaactagtttttatttgttgttacaaatGCTACATCattcataattacattaaaagtttcCATCCTatctagtttgaaaaaaaataatcttttttatcgTGTCAGGATACAGAatatcataaagtaaaaaaaaatctgaataaatgCATGATACAAAAGTTCAGTTagatatgtatttttatctaaatatgaaaacctaagaatattaatattttaatgctatcAGTGTTGGAaggaaagtaagttaattttaacagacatttaaacaattaCACGTGCTATGcacaaacatacaaaacttaCAGCTTCCATGCTTTTCTGTTTCACAAGTACAAACGTAAGCCACAAAGATTCCCTTTGACTGTACATTTCTCAGAAGCTTAGACACATGTCTGATTGTTTACATGTTATGTTAGTTTTATGAACCTAATGACCGAAGTTACCTTAACACATAACCAGaagtacaaaataactttatatttattaaaaatattttcgttttaatATGCAC
Proteins encoded:
- the LOC143243036 gene encoding putative ATP-dependent RNA helicase DDX4 isoform X2, translated to MLEMCFVPAVIKMVDDPSMTVKSKHQTLMFSTTFPEEIQRLAAEFLKLDYLFLAVGVVGSADMDVKQNFYQVQQYEKRQKLIEILNNSESSFRSEH
- the LOC143243036 gene encoding putative ATP-dependent RNA helicase DDX4 isoform X1 — protein: MLEMCFVPAVIKMVDDPSMTVKSKHQTLMFSTTFPEEIQRLAAEFLKLDYLFLAVGVVGSADMDVKQNFYQVQQYEKRQKLIEILNNSENYVGLYAENRTSYISLDISLFHV